In the genome of Triticum urartu cultivar G1812 chromosome 5, Tu2.1, whole genome shotgun sequence, one region contains:
- the LOC125510524 gene encoding patatin-like protein 3, whose translation MEAMASPIPMDVDKLSYEIFALLESKFLFGAGGAGCLSGPGTPFRGANDGRVRVLAVDGCGAGAGDALLAAAALARLEAGLRQRAGDPDARVADFFDVAAGAGAGGVLAAMLFLKGADGRPRYTAEEALAFVAGSVGKDWGGRRRGWTKLFRGGARKAERSFRRVFGDATLRDTVAPVLVPCYDLATGAPFMFSRADAVESDSFDFRLTDVCAATCAAAGAAAAVRSVDGRTAIAAASGAVAAMGNPASAAITHVLHNKQEFPLAVSMDDILVLSIGTGASSSAASCGNGWSTPMPTRSPSRDELARVTAQGVADMVDEAVAMAFGHASDSNYVRLQASNALNSPHTQTAGAEAGAMLSQRNVESVLFRGRRLSDRTNAEKVDALAAELVKEQERRMRSPLPNVVIKQVASPRLSSATTASSVTATVRTASTMPSPASWDSRQ comes from the coding sequence ATGGAAGCCATGGCGTCGCCGATTCCCATGGACGTCGACAAGCTCAGCTACGAGATCTTCGCCCTGCTGGAGAGCAAGTTCCTGTTCGGCGCCGGTGGGGCCGGCTGCCTGTCCGGCCCGGGCACGCCGTTCCGGGGCGCCAACGACGGCCGCGTGCGCGTGCTGGCCGTCGACGGCtgcggcgcgggcgcgggcgaCGCGCTGCTCGCCGCGGCCGCGCTCGCCAGGCTCGAGGCCGGGCTGCGCCAGCGCGCCGGCGACCCCGACGCGCGCGTCGCCGACTTCTTTGACGtggccgccggcgccggcgcgggcggcgtgCTCGCGGCGATGCTGTTCCTCAAGGGCGCCGACGGGCGGCCGCGGTACACGGCCGAGGAGGCGCTGGCCTTCGTGGCCGGGAGCGTCGGGAAGGACTGGGGCGGCCGGCGCCGCGGGTGGACCAAGCTGTTCCGCGGAGGGGCGAGGAAGGCTGAGCGGTCCTTCCGGCGGGTGTTCGGCGACGCCACGCTAAGGGACACCGTGGCCCCGGTGCTCGTGCCCTGCTACGATCTCGCCACGGGCGCGCCCTTCATGTTCTCGCGCGCCGACGCTGTCGAGAGCGACAGCTTCGACTTCCGCCTCACCGACGTCTGCGCGGCCAcctgcgccgccgccggcgcGGCCGCGGCCGTCAGGTCGGTCGACGGGCGCACGGCCATCGCCGCCGCGTCCGGTGCCGTGGCGGCCATGGGCAACCCGGCCTCCGCGGCGATCACGCACGTCCTGCACAACAAGCAGGAGTTCCCCCTCGCCGTCAGCATGGACGACATCCTCGTGCTGTCCATCGGCACCGGCGCGTCGTCCTCTGCCGCCAGCTGCGGCAACGGCTGGAGCACGCCCATGCCCACGCGCTCGCCGTCGCGAGACGAGCTGGCGCGCGTCACCGCCCAGGGAGTCGCGGACATGGTCGACGAGGCCGTCGCCATGGCGTTCGGGCACGCGAGCGACAGCAACTACGTCCGCCTACAGGCCAGCAACGCACTCAATTCGCCGCACACGCAGACGGCAGGCGCGGAGGCCGGAGCAATGCTCTCGCAGCGGAACGTGGAGTCCGTGCTCTTCCGCGGGCGGAGGCTGTCGGACCGGACGAACGCGGAGAAGGTCGACGCCCTGGCGGCGGAGCTGGTGAAGGAGCAGGAGCGGCGGATGCGCAGCCCACTCCCGAACGTGGTCATCAAGCAGGTGGCGTCGCCGCGGCTGTCGTCGGCGACCACTGCCTCGTCGGTGACCGCGACGGTGAGGACGGCGTCGACGATGCCGTCGCCGGCGTCGTGGGATTCCCGCCAGTAG